A window of the Streptomyces griseochromogenes genome harbors these coding sequences:
- a CDS encoding AraC family transcriptional regulator: MAAAVQPEVSAWRPRIPGVVEVFHAHFTEYAYPMHVHDAWTLLIVDDGAVRYDLDRHEHGTPHDTVSLLPPHIPHNGSPATPHGFRKRVLYLDGSHLGDELIGPAVDGPDLRDPVLRQRVGQVHAALGRPGDELEAESRLVLVGERLRDHLRRRESGTGRPDPALARSLRELLDAQVTEGLALADAARLLHAHPAHLVRAFSAAYGIAPHQYLTSRRVGRARRLLLDGLAPGEVAAATGFCDQAHLTRHFKKLVGVTPGRYRNSARWAS, translated from the coding sequence GTGGCCGCCGCAGTCCAGCCCGAGGTCTCCGCCTGGCGCCCGCGCATCCCGGGTGTCGTGGAGGTCTTCCACGCCCACTTCACCGAGTACGCCTACCCGATGCACGTCCACGACGCCTGGACGCTGCTCATCGTCGACGACGGGGCCGTACGGTACGACCTGGACCGGCACGAGCACGGGACCCCGCACGACACCGTCTCGCTGCTGCCGCCGCACATCCCGCACAACGGCTCCCCCGCCACCCCGCACGGCTTCCGCAAGCGGGTGCTGTACCTCGACGGCAGTCATCTCGGGGACGAGCTGATCGGTCCCGCCGTCGACGGGCCCGACCTCCGGGACCCCGTACTGCGGCAGCGGGTCGGGCAGGTGCACGCCGCGCTCGGGCGGCCCGGTGACGAGCTGGAGGCGGAGAGCAGGCTGGTCCTCGTCGGGGAGCGGCTCAGGGACCATCTGCGGCGCCGGGAGAGCGGCACCGGCCGCCCCGACCCCGCCCTCGCCCGTTCCCTGCGCGAACTGCTCGACGCGCAGGTCACCGAGGGGCTCGCGCTCGCCGACGCCGCGCGGCTGCTGCACGCCCATCCCGCCCATCTGGTCAGGGCGTTCAGCGCGGCGTACGGCATCGCGCCGCACCAGTACCTGACCTCCCGCCGGGTCGGCCGGGCCCGCCGGCTGCTGCTGGACGGGCTGGCGCCGGGCGAGGTGGCGGCGGCGACCGGGTTCTGCGACCAGGCCCATCTCACCCGGCACTTCAAGAAGCTGGTGGGGGTGACTCCCGGGCGCTACCGGAACAGTGCGCGCTGGGCGTCGTAG
- a CDS encoding YbjN domain-containing protein, with the protein MGDVDKGAQVVEGVLKDAELEWESPEPGNYVVRLPGTRKLSTTVSLLVGRHTLSLNAFVIRHPDENEAGVHRWLLERNLKLYGVSYAVDRLGDIYVTARLPLAAVTAEEIDRLLGQVLEAADGAFNTLLELGFASAIRREYAWRVSRGEPTRNLDAFKHLIERPADRPAERPAD; encoded by the coding sequence ATGGGTGACGTGGACAAGGGCGCGCAGGTCGTCGAGGGTGTCCTGAAGGACGCCGAACTGGAGTGGGAGAGCCCGGAGCCCGGCAACTACGTCGTCAGACTCCCCGGCACCCGCAAGCTCTCCACGACCGTCAGCCTCCTCGTGGGCCGCCACACCCTCTCCCTCAACGCCTTCGTCATCCGCCACCCCGACGAGAACGAGGCGGGCGTCCACCGCTGGCTGCTGGAGCGCAATCTCAAGCTGTACGGCGTGAGTTACGCCGTCGACCGCCTCGGCGACATCTACGTCACCGCCCGTCTGCCCCTCGCCGCCGTCACCGCCGAGGAGATCGACCGGCTCCTCGGCCAGGTCCTGGAGGCGGCCGACGGCGCCTTCAACACCCTGCTGGAGCTGGGTTTCGCCTCCGCGATCCGCCGGGAGTACGCGTGGCGGGTGTCCCGGGGGGAGCCGACGCGGAACCTGGATGCGTTCAAGCATCTGATCGAGCGTCCGGCTGACCGCCCGGCTGAACGACCGGCCGACTGA
- the mshA gene encoding D-inositol-3-phosphate glycosyltransferase, with protein MSQYVSRLGRRSPVAPSRLRLHRRPRRVAMLSVHTSPLHQPGTGDAGGMNVYIVELAQRLAAINIEVEIFTRATAGGLAPTVQLAPGVLVRHVDAGPYEGLAKEDLPAQLCAFTHGVMQAWAGHRPGYYDLVHSHYWLSGHVGWLAAQRWGVPLVHAMHTMAKVKNANLADGDTPEPAARVIGETQIVAAADRLIANTAEEAGELVRHYRADPAKVAVVHPGVNLDRFRPADGRAAARHRLGLPQDALIPLFAGRIQPLKAPDILLRAVAVLLDERPELRSRIVVPVVGGPSGSGLAKPEGLQKLAARLGVADVVRFRPPVGQEQLADWFRAASVLVMPSYSESFGLVAIEAQAAGTPVLAAAVGGLPVAVRDGVTGFLVEGHDPADYARVLRRFADEPSLPASMGAAAARHARSFGWDASAAATADAYTAATQAHRRRVRSQHG; from the coding sequence GTGAGCCAGTACGTCAGCAGGCTCGGGCGACGCTCTCCGGTGGCTCCCTCGCGGCTCAGGCTGCACCGCAGGCCCCGCCGCGTCGCCATGCTCTCCGTGCACACCTCGCCGCTCCACCAGCCCGGTACCGGGGACGCCGGCGGCATGAACGTCTACATCGTGGAGCTGGCCCAGCGTCTGGCCGCGATCAACATCGAGGTCGAGATCTTCACCCGGGCCACGGCGGGCGGCCTCGCGCCCACGGTCCAGCTCGCCCCCGGCGTCCTGGTCCGGCACGTCGACGCGGGCCCCTACGAGGGTCTCGCCAAGGAGGACCTCCCGGCCCAGCTGTGCGCCTTCACCCACGGCGTGATGCAGGCCTGGGCCGGCCACCGCCCCGGCTACTACGACCTCGTCCACTCCCACTACTGGCTCTCCGGCCACGTCGGCTGGCTCGCCGCCCAGCGCTGGGGCGTCCCGCTCGTGCACGCCATGCACACCATGGCCAAGGTCAAGAACGCCAACCTGGCCGACGGTGACACCCCCGAGCCCGCCGCCCGCGTCATCGGCGAGACCCAGATCGTCGCCGCCGCCGACCGGCTCATCGCCAACACCGCCGAAGAGGCCGGCGAACTCGTCCGGCACTACCGGGCCGACCCGGCCAAGGTCGCCGTGGTCCATCCCGGCGTGAACCTCGACCGTTTCCGCCCCGCCGACGGCCGCGCCGCCGCCCGCCACCGCCTCGGCCTCCCGCAGGACGCCCTGATCCCGCTCTTCGCGGGCCGCATACAGCCCCTGAAGGCCCCGGACATCCTGCTCAGGGCCGTGGCCGTCCTGCTGGACGAGCGTCCCGAGCTGCGCTCCCGGATCGTCGTTCCCGTCGTCGGCGGCCCGAGCGGCAGCGGCCTCGCCAAGCCCGAGGGCCTGCAGAAGCTGGCCGCCCGGCTCGGCGTCGCCGACGTCGTACGGTTCCGCCCGCCGGTCGGCCAGGAGCAGCTCGCCGACTGGTTCCGGGCCGCGTCCGTCCTCGTCATGCCCTCCTACAGCGAGTCCTTCGGCCTGGTCGCCATAGAGGCGCAGGCGGCCGGGACGCCGGTGCTCGCCGCGGCGGTCGGCGGCCTGCCGGTGGCCGTGCGCGACGGCGTCACCGGTTTCCTCGTGGAGGGCCACGATCCGGCGGACTACGCGCGCGTGCTGCGCCGGTTCGCCGACGAGCCGTCCCTGCCGGCGAGCATGGGCGCGGCCGCCGCCCGGCACGCGCGGTCCTTCGGCTGGGACGCGTCGGCGGCCGCCACCGCCGACGCGTACACGGCCGCGACCCAGGCGCACCGCCGTCGCGTACGCTCCCAGCATGGGTGA
- a CDS encoding C40 family peptidase, producing the protein MGTGKRGLLAAAVTVVCAVTVLAAPGAAFAAPKPTPSTSATPDPSATPPPGKDLEKVREKLDKLYHDAAVATDAYNAAEEAAKQQSARIVELAKKIVEGQKKLDGLKDQAGAAARAQYRDGGLPPTAQFLLSDDPQQFIDGAGTVLNGQRATSKLITEMTRTQKDLQDYADDASTQWQKLEAGRKAKAAAKKKITQQITEAEQLESRLEKKEKERLAELEQEAAHKAQTAWLDTGILKEINGKASEQGKKAVEFATAQLGKPYVWGAEGPRSYDCSGLTSQAWDAAGHPIPRTSQEQWKQLKHVDIEDMRPGDLIIYFDDASHVAMYVGDGAIIHAPRPGRTVTVAGAGSMPILGVVRPDA; encoded by the coding sequence ATGGGTACGGGCAAGCGTGGCCTGCTCGCGGCTGCCGTGACCGTCGTGTGCGCGGTGACCGTGCTGGCCGCGCCCGGCGCGGCGTTCGCCGCCCCGAAGCCCACGCCGAGCACGAGCGCGACGCCGGACCCGTCCGCGACTCCCCCGCCCGGCAAGGACCTTGAGAAGGTCCGCGAGAAGCTCGACAAGCTGTACCACGACGCGGCCGTGGCCACCGACGCCTACAACGCGGCGGAGGAGGCGGCGAAACAGCAGTCGGCCCGGATCGTCGAGCTGGCGAAGAAGATCGTCGAGGGCCAGAAGAAGCTGGACGGGCTCAAGGACCAGGCGGGCGCGGCGGCCCGGGCGCAGTACCGCGACGGCGGACTGCCGCCCACGGCCCAGTTCCTGCTCAGCGACGACCCGCAGCAGTTCATCGACGGCGCCGGGACGGTGCTCAACGGCCAGCGGGCGACCAGCAAGCTGATCACCGAAATGACCCGCACCCAGAAGGACTTGCAGGACTACGCCGACGACGCCTCCACCCAGTGGCAGAAGCTGGAGGCGGGCCGCAAGGCCAAGGCGGCCGCCAAGAAGAAGATCACGCAGCAGATCACCGAGGCGGAGCAGCTCGAATCCCGGCTGGAGAAGAAGGAGAAGGAGCGGCTCGCCGAACTGGAGCAGGAGGCCGCCCACAAGGCGCAGACCGCCTGGCTGGACACGGGCATCCTCAAGGAGATCAACGGCAAGGCCTCCGAGCAGGGCAAGAAGGCGGTCGAGTTCGCCACGGCCCAGCTGGGCAAGCCGTATGTGTGGGGCGCCGAGGGGCCCCGGTCCTACGACTGCTCGGGCCTGACCTCCCAGGCCTGGGACGCGGCCGGACACCCCATCCCGCGCACCTCGCAGGAGCAGTGGAAGCAGCTCAAGCACGTCGACATCGAGGACATGCGCCCCGGCGACCTCATCATCTACTTCGACGACGCCAGCCATGTCGCGATGTACGTGGGCGACGGCGCGATCATCCACGCCCCGCGACCGGGTCGGACGGTCACGGTCGCGGGCGCGGGCTCGATGCCGATCCTGGGGGTTGTACGGCCGGACGCGTGA
- a CDS encoding MDR family MFS transporter translates to MSVARLRRAARESVSGLPREFWWLWTSTLVNRLGAFVATFMALYLTLDRGYSASYAGLVASLHGLGGVVSALGGGVMADRLGRRPTLLIAQTSTAVSVAALGFVHDPVAIAAVAFLVGMASNASRPAVQAMMADIVRPEDRVRAFSLNYWAINLGFAVSSMAAGFIAEFSYLAGFLIEAGMTLVCAVVVFLKLPESRPTATAEQAEAGIGLGTVLRDGRYMAVVALSFLVALVFQQGSVGLPVAMGRAGFSPADYGLAIAVNGILIVALQIPVTRFIEHRDPRTLLVASSLLAGYGFGLTAFAGSVGVFALTVCVWTLAEIVNAPTQTGLVVRLSPVHGRGRYQGMYTLSWSVASLVAPLMSGAVIDRFGAEWLWAMCAVVGTVAGVGYGVLMRRLPTEPSTPAAPKADAEPEVRAA, encoded by the coding sequence ATGTCCGTCGCCCGTCTTCGACGAGCCGCCCGGGAGAGCGTCTCCGGGCTCCCCCGTGAGTTCTGGTGGCTGTGGACCAGCACCCTCGTCAACCGTCTCGGCGCCTTCGTCGCCACCTTCATGGCGCTCTATCTGACGCTCGACCGCGGATACTCGGCCTCGTACGCCGGTCTCGTCGCCTCCCTGCACGGGCTCGGCGGGGTCGTCTCCGCGCTGGGGGGCGGGGTGATGGCCGACCGGCTCGGCAGGCGGCCCACCCTGCTGATCGCGCAGACCTCGACCGCCGTCTCCGTCGCGGCGCTCGGCTTCGTGCACGACCCCGTCGCCATCGCCGCCGTCGCCTTCCTCGTCGGCATGGCCTCCAACGCCTCCCGGCCCGCCGTGCAGGCGATGATGGCCGACATCGTCCGGCCCGAGGACCGGGTGCGGGCCTTCTCCCTGAACTACTGGGCCATCAACCTCGGCTTCGCCGTCTCCTCCATGGCCGCCGGGTTCATCGCCGAGTTCAGCTATCTCGCGGGGTTCCTGATCGAGGCGGGGATGACGCTGGTCTGCGCGGTCGTCGTCTTCCTCAAGCTGCCCGAGTCGCGGCCCACGGCCACCGCCGAGCAGGCGGAGGCCGGCATCGGCCTCGGGACCGTGCTGCGTGACGGGCGGTACATGGCCGTCGTCGCGCTGTCCTTCCTCGTCGCCCTGGTCTTCCAGCAGGGCTCGGTCGGACTGCCGGTGGCCATGGGGCGGGCCGGGTTCTCACCGGCCGACTACGGTCTGGCCATCGCCGTGAACGGCATCCTGATCGTCGCCCTGCAGATCCCGGTCACGCGCTTCATCGAGCACCGCGACCCGCGCACCCTGCTGGTCGCCTCCTCGCTGCTCGCGGGCTACGGCTTCGGGCTCACCGCCTTCGCCGGGTCGGTCGGCGTCTTCGCGCTCACCGTGTGCGTGTGGACGCTCGCCGAGATCGTCAACGCTCCGACACAGACCGGGCTCGTCGTCCGGCTGTCGCCCGTGCACGGGCGCGGCCGCTATCAGGGCATGTACACGCTGTCGTGGTCCGTCGCCTCGCTGGTCGCGCCGTTGATGTCCGGCGCCGTGATCGACCGGTTCGGGGCGGAGTGGCTGTGGGCGATGTGCGCGGTGGTGGGGACGGTCGCGGGCGTCGGATACGGGGTGCTCATGCGGCGGCTGCCGACGGAACCCTCGACCCCGGCCGCCCCGAAGGCCGACGCCGAGCCCGAGGTCCGCGCCGCCTGA
- a CDS encoding class I SAM-dependent methyltransferase translates to MTARATPLPHSRPRSTGGTPVVGTVTRGTTNPNRLRRMDRWIAAVHGAELRRAEDPVAVDLGYGAAPWTAVELLGRLRTVAPRARVVGIEIEPERVAGARPYEREGLTFRHGGFEMPVTGSPVLVRAANVLRQYDEDEVAAVWQRLCARLAPATGASRGGLLVEGTCDEIGRRHVWVALGPEGPRTVTFATRLGSLERPSDLAERLPKALIHRNVPGEPVHAFLRDFDRAWAAAAPYASYGARQRWIRAVRDLRADWPVTDSPARWRQGEVTVAWGALAPGVR, encoded by the coding sequence ATGACAGCCCGCGCGACGCCCCTCCCCCATTCTCGGCCTCGCTCGACCGGGGGGACCCCCGTCGTGGGAACGGTGACGCGCGGGACGACCAACCCCAATCGACTGCGGCGCATGGACCGCTGGATCGCGGCCGTGCACGGCGCCGAGCTGCGGCGCGCCGAGGATCCGGTGGCGGTCGACCTCGGCTACGGGGCGGCGCCCTGGACCGCCGTCGAACTGCTCGGCCGGCTGCGCACGGTCGCCCCGCGCGCGCGGGTGGTCGGCATCGAGATCGAGCCGGAGCGGGTCGCGGGGGCGAGGCCGTACGAGCGGGAAGGGCTGACCTTCCGGCACGGCGGCTTCGAGATGCCCGTGACCGGGAGCCCGGTGCTCGTGCGGGCCGCCAATGTGCTGCGGCAGTACGACGAGGACGAGGTCGCCGCCGTGTGGCAGCGGTTGTGCGCGCGGCTCGCCCCGGCCACGGGCGCCTCGCGCGGGGGGCTGCTGGTCGAGGGGACGTGCGACGAGATCGGGCGGCGGCACGTGTGGGTGGCGCTCGGCCCGGAGGGACCGCGGACGGTGACCTTCGCGACCCGTCTCGGCTCCCTGGAACGCCCCTCGGACCTCGCCGAACGGCTGCCGAAGGCGCTGATCCACCGCAATGTCCCCGGCGAGCCGGTGCACGCCTTCCTGCGCGACTTCGACCGCGCCTGGGCCGCCGCCGCGCCCTACGCCTCCTACGGCGCCCGTCAGCGCTGGATCCGCGCGGTGCGGGACCTGCGGGCCGACTGGCCGGTGACGGACTCCCCGGCGCGCTGGCGGCAGGGGGAAGTGACCGTGGCGTGGGGGGCGTTGGCACCGGGCGTCCGCTGA
- a CDS encoding DUF2637 domain-containing protein, with translation MDRIYDETGLYDTTGLYDPVWNVPEPDIAPPSDWDPVEELAQILSTTSSVSPAPTPPDIHSDTHSDTPSRHRSSRRRLRQESHLHDSGRRATHVTLLITMVSLCAVCMLGWSVSYSYGQLRGIASTVLPVRLAQCWPLTVYGPWFVAALSVLRATVQRRSARRSWCVVVTASAMAVALCVSNASHAVLSSVIYGIPPVTALVCFGELVGQISAKSRPRHATHTERPISKP, from the coding sequence ATGGACAGGATTTACGACGAGACCGGTCTGTACGACACCACCGGTCTCTACGACCCGGTCTGGAACGTCCCCGAACCGGACATCGCGCCGCCGAGCGACTGGGACCCGGTCGAGGAGCTGGCCCAGATACTGTCCACGACGTCCAGTGTGAGCCCCGCGCCCACCCCGCCGGACATTCACTCGGACACTCACTCGGACACTCCCTCCCGCCACCGCAGCAGCCGCCGGCGACTCCGTCAGGAATCCCATCTGCACGACAGCGGCCGGCGCGCCACGCACGTCACGCTGCTGATCACCATGGTCTCGCTGTGCGCGGTGTGCATGCTGGGATGGTCCGTCTCCTATTCCTATGGGCAACTGCGCGGGATCGCCTCGACCGTGCTGCCCGTGAGATTGGCGCAATGCTGGCCGCTGACGGTGTACGGGCCGTGGTTCGTGGCCGCTCTCTCGGTTCTGCGGGCCACCGTCCAGCGGCGCAGTGCGCGACGTTCCTGGTGCGTTGTGGTGACCGCCTCCGCGATGGCCGTGGCGTTGTGCGTCAGTAACGCCTCGCACGCCGTGCTTTCGTCGGTGATCTACGGAATTCCACCGGTCACCGCTCTGGTGTGCTTCGGGGAACTCGTCGGCCAGATCTCGGCCAAGAGCCGGCCCCGGCACGCCACGCATACCGAGCGCCCGATTTCCAAGCCGTGA
- a CDS encoding DUF2000 domain-containing protein, whose product MNTEQRPDTPAEPIRFDTKIAVLLREDLEPWQRLNVTAFLVSGLGSQVPEVIGAPYEDADGVSYLPMFRQPVLVFEGTKEILTAAHGRALTRALPCAVFTSDLFATGNDRDNRAAVRAVTTAGLDLVGLAVYGPRNGVGKVLKGARMHP is encoded by the coding sequence ATGAACACCGAACAGCGCCCTGACACCCCGGCCGAGCCGATCCGTTTCGACACCAAGATCGCCGTGCTGCTGCGCGAGGACCTGGAGCCCTGGCAGCGCCTGAACGTGACGGCGTTCCTGGTCAGCGGCCTGGGCAGCCAGGTCCCCGAGGTGATCGGCGCCCCCTACGAGGACGCGGACGGCGTCTCCTACCTCCCGATGTTCCGCCAGCCGGTGCTGGTCTTCGAGGGCACGAAGGAGATCCTGACGGCGGCGCACGGCCGGGCACTGACGCGGGCCCTGCCGTGCGCGGTGTTCACTTCCGACCTCTTCGCGACGGGCAACGACCGCGACAACCGCGCCGCGGTGCGGGCGGTGACCACGGCCGGTCTGGACTTGGTCGGGCTGGCGGTGTACGGGCCGCGGAACGGGGTGGGCAAGGTGCTGAAGGGGGCGCGGATGCATCCGTGA
- a CDS encoding glycosyl hydrolase family 28-related protein, whose product MNHGRISRRTLLAGATAVALGAATGPAAAATTRVPSLWREFTRTPFTHPQIPYVGRAGCRTTGRGRVVADVTDFGAVPDGATDCAPAINRAIAAAGRAGGGTVTIPPGTFLIDDLIRVGDSNVVLRGAGSGRTTLYATKNLTELIGVYGSRYGGDKSSWSWAGGLIWLAPRARLDSLVAAIRARSWPFEGWTGNKRDEWTTLTTVEPARQGSWTVTVADAAALKPGQLILLRLDDDRAHTLLQHMAGGGPGPAAYSWDDKTKLTSYVPYEWPVRVTRVHGRRVTLERPLPLDARPEWDPRLTTHVQELTGSGVEGLTLEAVQTPQSPHLLDKGYNGVVLQCAYDCWVDDVTVRHVDNGFGLVAASACTLRRTRVAGRGSHHPYFCREGSHDNLVEDFTIEERTVPAPPNTQLHGINVEGLSSHNVWSRGDMRTGTFDSHRGLPFADVRTDITVNNDGRHGGDASAGPLFGARFTHWNIRVTNGRAGLMKIDGLAPWSATVGLNEVREFDQTDVPDFTGDLHSRLELYGATDAVRPRNLYDAQRALFR is encoded by the coding sequence ATGAACCACGGGCGCATCAGCAGACGGACACTCCTCGCCGGCGCCACCGCCGTGGCCCTGGGCGCGGCGACCGGTCCGGCGGCAGCGGCGACAACGCGAGTGCCGTCCCTGTGGCGGGAGTTCACCCGCACCCCGTTCACCCACCCGCAGATCCCCTACGTCGGCCGGGCGGGCTGCCGCACCACGGGCCGCGGCCGGGTCGTCGCCGACGTCACCGACTTCGGCGCCGTGCCCGACGGCGCCACGGACTGCGCCCCCGCGATCAACCGTGCCATCGCCGCCGCCGGAAGGGCCGGCGGTGGCACGGTCACCATCCCGCCCGGCACCTTCCTCATCGACGACCTGATCCGCGTCGGCGACTCGAACGTCGTCCTGCGGGGCGCCGGCAGCGGCCGTACGACCCTGTACGCCACGAAGAACCTCACCGAGCTGATCGGCGTCTACGGCTCCCGCTACGGCGGCGACAAGTCGTCCTGGTCCTGGGCCGGCGGTCTGATCTGGCTCGCTCCGAGGGCCCGCCTGGACTCCCTGGTGGCGGCGATCCGCGCCAGGTCCTGGCCCTTCGAGGGCTGGACCGGCAACAAGCGGGACGAGTGGACGACCCTCACGACCGTCGAGCCGGCCCGCCAGGGCTCATGGACGGTCACGGTCGCCGACGCGGCCGCGCTGAAGCCGGGACAGCTGATCCTGCTGCGCCTGGACGACGACAGGGCCCACACCCTCCTCCAGCACATGGCGGGCGGCGGCCCCGGCCCCGCGGCCTACTCCTGGGACGACAAGACGAAGCTGACCTCCTACGTCCCCTACGAATGGCCCGTCCGCGTCACCCGCGTCCACGGCCGCCGCGTCACCCTCGAACGCCCGCTCCCGCTCGATGCGCGCCCGGAGTGGGACCCCCGGCTGACCACGCACGTCCAGGAACTGACGGGCTCGGGCGTGGAGGGCCTCACCCTGGAGGCGGTTCAGACCCCGCAGTCCCCGCACCTGCTCGACAAGGGCTACAACGGTGTCGTCCTCCAATGCGCCTACGACTGCTGGGTGGACGACGTCACGGTCCGTCACGTCGACAACGGCTTCGGCCTGGTCGCCGCCTCCGCCTGCACCCTGCGCCGCACCCGCGTCGCCGGGCGGGGCTCCCACCACCCCTACTTCTGCCGCGAGGGCTCCCACGACAACCTGGTCGAGGACTTCACGATCGAGGAGCGCACGGTCCCCGCGCCGCCGAACACCCAGCTCCACGGCATCAACGTGGAGGGCCTGTCCTCCCACAACGTCTGGTCCCGCGGCGACATGCGGACGGGCACCTTCGACTCGCACCGCGGCCTGCCCTTCGCCGACGTGCGCACCGACATCACGGTGAACAACGACGGCCGCCACGGCGGAGACGCAAGCGCGGGCCCCCTGTTCGGCGCCCGCTTCACCCACTGGAACATCAGGGTCACCAACGGCCGCGCGGGCCTGATGAAGATCGACGGCCTGGCGCCCTGGTCGGCGACGGTGGGCCTGAACGAGGTCCGGGAGTTCGACCAGACCGACGTCCCCGACTTCACCGGCGATCTGCACTCCCGCCTGGAGCTGTACGGCGCCACGGACGCCGTACGCCCGCGCAACCTCTACGACGCCCAGCGCGCACTGTTCCGGTAG
- a CDS encoding phosphoglyceromutase gives MADAPYKLILLRHGESEWNAKNLFTGWVDVNLNEKGEKEAVRGGELLKDAGLLPDVVHTSLQKRAIRTAQLALEAADRHWIPVHRSWRLNERHYGALQGKDKAATLAEFGEEQFMLWRRSYDTPPPPLADDSEFSQAADARYSSIPPELRPRTECLKDVVVRMLPYWYDGIVPDLLTGRTVLVAAHGNSLRALVKHLDGISDADIAGLNIPTGIPLYYELDADFKPVTPGGKYLDPEAAAAAIEAVKNQGKKK, from the coding sequence ATGGCCGACGCACCGTACAAGCTGATCCTCCTCCGCCACGGCGAGAGCGAGTGGAACGCGAAGAACCTGTTCACCGGCTGGGTGGACGTCAACCTCAACGAGAAGGGCGAGAAGGAGGCGGTCCGCGGCGGTGAGCTGCTCAAGGACGCCGGCCTGCTGCCCGATGTGGTCCACACCTCGCTCCAGAAGCGCGCGATCCGCACGGCCCAGCTGGCCCTGGAGGCCGCGGACCGCCACTGGATCCCGGTCCACCGCTCCTGGCGTCTGAACGAGCGCCACTACGGCGCCCTGCAGGGCAAGGACAAGGCGGCGACGCTGGCCGAGTTCGGCGAGGAGCAGTTCATGCTCTGGCGCCGCTCCTACGACACCCCGCCGCCCCCGCTCGCCGACGACTCCGAGTTCTCCCAGGCCGCCGACGCGCGTTACTCCTCCATCCCGCCGGAGCTGCGCCCGCGCACGGAGTGCCTGAAGGACGTCGTCGTCCGCATGCTCCCGTACTGGTACGACGGCATCGTCCCCGACCTGCTGACCGGCCGCACGGTCCTGGTCGCGGCCCACGGCAACAGCCTGCGCGCCCTGGTCAAGCACCTGGACGGCATCTCGGACGCGGACATCGCGGGCCTGAACATCCCGACGGGCATCCCGCTGTACTACGAACTCGACGCCGACTTCAAGCCGGTCACCCCCGGCGGCAAGTACCTCGACCCCGAGGCTGCCGCGGCGGCGATCGAGGCGGTCAAGAACCAGGGCAAGAAGAAGTAA